One Antarctobacter heliothermus DNA segment encodes these proteins:
- a CDS encoding glycosyltransferase family 2 protein produces MVNTEAGATRRITAVTCVKNEGPFLLEWMAFHRLLGVTDFLFYSNDCTDGTDTLLDALAANPRPETGRVVHLPNPAEGRTYQMEALKAAAKQPVVQQADWVWIADVDEFLNIHVGNHTIPALIAACGDPQVISVTFQFFANDSVADFVDRPVIAQFTRSHNPDLWCAETAIEVKTLVRGDFPLQYFGAHRPFFRKSLPEDKHPHWTDGSGRKVPGKFLTAANPRRIRKFPAAGAREFATLNHYALRSLDSYLVKNDRGDVNREGRAFDDAYWRERNDAAFEDRSIHRYLPQLTAALDTLKADPELARLHGNCVRLHREKRDALMLQPAYAEMYAHLGALPALPPGEAELIEALGL; encoded by the coding sequence ATGGTCAACACTGAGGCGGGCGCCACGCGGCGCATTACCGCTGTAACCTGCGTCAAGAACGAAGGCCCGTTCCTGCTGGAATGGATGGCCTTTCATCGCTTGCTTGGCGTGACCGATTTCCTGTTCTATTCCAATGACTGCACCGATGGCACCGATACCCTGCTGGACGCGCTGGCCGCCAATCCACGTCCCGAAACCGGGCGCGTGGTGCATTTGCCCAACCCCGCCGAGGGGCGCACCTATCAGATGGAGGCGTTGAAAGCCGCCGCCAAACAGCCCGTGGTACAGCAGGCCGATTGGGTCTGGATCGCCGATGTCGATGAGTTCCTGAACATTCATGTCGGTAACCACACCATCCCGGCGTTGATCGCGGCCTGCGGCGACCCGCAGGTCATCTCTGTCACCTTTCAGTTCTTTGCCAATGACAGCGTGGCCGATTTTGTCGACCGCCCGGTGATCGCCCAGTTCACCCGTTCGCACAATCCGGACCTGTGGTGCGCGGAGACGGCGATAGAGGTAAAAACCCTCGTCCGGGGTGACTTTCCCTTGCAGTATTTCGGCGCGCACCGCCCGTTTTTCCGCAAATCCCTGCCCGAGGACAAACACCCCCATTGGACCGATGGATCGGGCCGCAAGGTGCCGGGCAAGTTCCTGACCGCAGCCAACCCGCGCCGCATCCGAAAGTTCCCGGCAGCGGGCGCGCGTGAATTTGCCACGCTCAACCACTACGCCCTGCGTTCGCTGGACAGCTATCTGGTCAAGAACGACCGGGGTGACGTCAACCGTGAGGGGCGCGCCTTTGACGACGCCTATTGGCGCGAACGCAACGATGCCGCGTTCGAGGACCGCTCGATCCACCGCTATTTGCCGCAACTGACCGCTGCGCTGGACACGTTAAAGGCCGATCCGGAACTCGCCCGCCTGCACGGCAACTGCGTCCGCCTGCACCGCGAAAAGCGCGACGCCCTGATGCTGCAGCCCGCCTATGCCGAGATGTATGCCCATCTGGGCGCCCTCCCCGCCTTGCCCCCCGGTGAGGCGGAATTGATCGAGGCGTTGGGGTTATGA
- a CDS encoding AAA family ATPase, translating to MTIPASIDEVQDTLGQTGYVCGRALATVVFLALRLGRPLFLEGEAGVGKTEIAKALAASLNRRLIRLQCYEGLDASSAVYEWNFPAQMIAIRTAEAEGSADRDMLNRELFGPDFLIERPLLQAMRPDENGAPILLIDELDRTDEPFEAFLLEALSDFQVTIPEIGTIKAPEPPIVILTSNRTREVHDALKRRCLYHWVDYPGFDREVEILNAREPHVSETLSRQIVAFVQELRTEDIFKKPGVAETIDWAKCLLALDVVDLSPEVISDTLGAILKYQDDIQKIEGSEAKRILDEAKATIEAA from the coding sequence ATGACCATTCCCGCATCCATTGATGAGGTTCAAGACACCCTTGGCCAGACCGGCTATGTTTGCGGCCGCGCGCTGGCCACGGTGGTGTTTCTTGCGCTGCGCCTTGGCCGACCGCTGTTCCTTGAAGGAGAGGCCGGCGTCGGCAAGACCGAGATCGCCAAGGCGCTGGCCGCCTCGCTGAACCGGCGGTTGATCCGGCTGCAGTGCTACGAAGGGCTGGATGCGTCCTCGGCGGTCTATGAATGGAACTTTCCAGCACAGATGATCGCCATCCGCACCGCCGAGGCCGAGGGCAGCGCGGATCGCGACATGCTGAACCGGGAACTGTTTGGCCCAGATTTCCTGATCGAACGCCCGCTGCTGCAGGCCATGCGCCCGGATGAAAACGGCGCGCCAATCCTGCTGATCGACGAGTTGGACCGCACCGATGAACCGTTCGAGGCCTTCCTGTTGGAAGCATTGAGCGATTTTCAGGTCACCATCCCCGAGATCGGCACCATCAAGGCCCCGGAACCGCCCATCGTCATCCTGACCTCGAACCGCACGCGTGAGGTGCACGACGCACTGAAACGGCGCTGCCTGTACCACTGGGTCGATTACCCCGGCTTTGACCGCGAGGTCGAGATTCTCAATGCGCGTGAACCGCATGTGTCGGAAACACTGAGCCGCCAGATCGTGGCCTTTGTGCAGGAACTGCGCACCGAGGACATCTTCAAGAAACCCGGCGTGGCAGAAACCATCGACTGGGCCAAATGCCTGCTGGCGCTGGACGTGGTGGATCTGTCACCAGAGGTGATCAGCGACACGCTGGGGGCGATCCTGAAATATCAGGACGACATTCAAAAGATCGAAGGGTCCGAGGCCAAACGCATTCTGGATGAGGCCAAGGCCACGATCGAGGCGGCCTGA
- a CDS encoding vWA domain-containing protein, with protein sequence MVEYAPFTVPENPRLAQNIIHFARALRRAGLPVGPGRVIDAIRAVEAAGFTERMDFYWTLHACFVNRPEHRVVFAQIFRLYWRDPRFLEHMMSLMLPAIRGVQEDRSAVAAEKRAAQALLGDQMPEVPEAEQEEDGTQIEIDASFTMSAEEKLRSLDFEQMSTEEIAQAKRMLARLTLPVKPIASRRRMASNMGRHFDARRTIRDALRKGGEIQSLAKAKPRLRWPNLVVLCDISGSMSQYSRMVLHFLHAVANEKGQGWAKVHAFTFGTRLTNISRHLATRDVDAALKSAGAEAQDWEGGTRIGSCLHAFNRDWSRRVMGQGAVVLLITDGLDRDDAGALEKEMERIHLSARRLIWLNPLLRWDGFAPKASGIRAMLPHVDSFRAGHSIASLEDLAVAISRPDDMGEKARLMQML encoded by the coding sequence ATGGTTGAATACGCCCCTTTCACGGTTCCCGAAAACCCGCGCCTTGCGCAAAATATCATCCATTTCGCGCGCGCGCTGCGGCGGGCCGGGCTGCCCGTGGGGCCGGGCCGGGTCATTGATGCCATCCGCGCGGTAGAGGCGGCGGGCTTTACCGAGCGGATGGATTTCTATTGGACATTGCACGCCTGTTTCGTGAACCGGCCTGAGCATCGCGTTGTCTTTGCACAGATCTTTCGCCTGTACTGGCGCGATCCCCGCTTTCTGGAGCACATGATGTCGTTGATGCTGCCCGCCATCCGAGGTGTCCAGGAGGACCGCTCGGCCGTTGCTGCCGAAAAGCGCGCGGCGCAGGCTCTGTTGGGTGATCAGATGCCCGAGGTGCCTGAAGCCGAGCAGGAAGAGGACGGCACCCAGATCGAGATTGACGCCTCATTTACCATGTCGGCGGAGGAAAAGCTGCGCAGTCTGGATTTCGAGCAGATGTCGACGGAGGAGATCGCGCAGGCCAAGCGGATGCTGGCGCGGCTGACCTTGCCGGTCAAACCGATCGCGTCGCGGCGGCGCATGGCCTCGAACATGGGGCGGCATTTCGATGCGCGGCGCACGATCCGCGATGCTTTGCGCAAGGGGGGAGAAATCCAGTCGCTGGCCAAGGCCAAGCCGCGGCTGCGGTGGCCCAATCTGGTGGTGCTTTGCGACATCTCTGGCTCCATGAGCCAATACAGCCGTATGGTGCTGCACTTCCTGCATGCAGTGGCAAATGAAAAGGGGCAGGGATGGGCCAAGGTGCATGCCTTTACCTTCGGTACGCGGCTGACCAATATCTCGCGCCATCTGGCGACGCGCGATGTGGATGCAGCGCTGAAATCGGCCGGGGCCGAAGCACAGGATTGGGAAGGTGGCACGCGGATCGGATCCTGTTTGCATGCGTTCAACCGCGATTGGTCGCGCCGGGTCATGGGGCAGGGGGCGGTGGTGTTGTTGATCACCGACGGGTTGGACCGGGACGATGCCGGTGCGCTGGAAAAAGAGATGGAGCGTATTCATCTGTCGGCGCGCCGTCTGATCTGGTTGAACCCGCTGCTGCGCTGGGACGGCTTTGCCCCCAAGGCCAGCGGCATCCGCGCCATGCTGCCCCATGTGGACAGCTTTCGCGCAGGGCATTCCATTGCTTCGCTTGAGGATCTTGCGGTGGCGATTTCGCGCCCTGATGACATGGGTGAAAAGGCACGGCTGATGCAGATGCTTTAG